Proteins encoded in a region of the Flavobacteriaceae bacterium HL-DH10 genome:
- a CDS encoding nucleoside triphosphate pyrophosphohydrolase family protein: MKNKIEAVKAFHTAFKIGHKENPMADLGQDKNTLRFNLMKEENEEYLEAANNNDLVEVADALGDMLYILCGTIIEHGMQHKIEEVFEEIQRSNMSKLGDDGQPIYREDGKVLKGPNYFKPNIDAILNK, encoded by the coding sequence ATGAAAAATAAAATAGAAGCTGTAAAAGCATTTCATACCGCATTTAAAATTGGTCACAAGGAAAATCCAATGGCAGATTTAGGTCAAGACAAAAACACGTTGCGATTTAATTTGATGAAAGAAGAAAATGAAGAATACCTAGAGGCTGCTAATAATAACGACTTAGTTGAAGTAGCTGATGCTCTTGGGGATATGCTTTATATTTTATGCGGTACCATCATAGAGCATGGTATGCAACATAAAATAGAAGAAGTTTTTGAAGAAATACAACGCAGTAATATGAGTAAATTAGGTGACGATGGTCAACCTATTTATAGAGAAGATGGAAAAGTATTAAAAGGACCTAATTATTTTAAACCCAATATAGATGCTATATTGAATAAATAA
- a CDS encoding branched-chain amino acid aminotransferase: MSAIIKDIEIIKSKTTKINEVDFNDLKFGNTFSDHMLVCDFKDGKWQAPKVVPYQPITLDPSAKIFHYGQSVFEGMKAYKDVDENVFLFRPLENFKRLNISSKRLAIPELPESYFMEGLKTLLEVDKDWIPKNEGSSLYIRPFIFASGNGFHASPADEYKFIICTAPSGAYFSGKVKVLIEQTYSRSANGGVGFAKAGGNYAGQFYPTQLAVAKGYQQVIWTDDNTHEYIEEAGAMNIFVRINDTLITGPTSDRILDGITRKSIIEIAKAEGIPVEVRKITVSEVVEAAKNGSLKEMFGAGTAAVISPISGFGYNDTDYDLPELEDTFASFLKKTITDIQTNKSEDPYGWRVKLD, from the coding sequence ATGAGTGCAATAATCAAGGACATAGAGATTATAAAATCTAAAACTACTAAAATTAACGAGGTTGATTTTAATGATTTGAAATTTGGAAATACGTTTTCAGACCACATGTTAGTATGTGACTTTAAAGACGGTAAATGGCAAGCACCAAAAGTGGTTCCTTACCAACCGATTACTTTAGACCCTTCTGCTAAGATTTTCCATTACGGACAATCTGTTTTTGAAGGTATGAAAGCTTATAAAGATGTTGATGAGAATGTCTTTTTATTTCGTCCGTTAGAAAACTTTAAGCGTTTAAATATATCTTCAAAGCGTTTGGCAATTCCTGAATTACCAGAAAGCTATTTTATGGAAGGTTTAAAAACATTGCTAGAAGTTGATAAAGATTGGATTCCTAAAAATGAAGGTAGCTCTTTATATATAAGACCTTTTATCTTTGCTTCGGGAAACGGATTTCATGCATCACCTGCTGATGAGTATAAATTTATAATTTGTACGGCTCCATCTGGCGCATATTTCTCTGGAAAAGTTAAAGTTTTAATTGAGCAAACATATTCACGTTCGGCAAATGGTGGTGTTGGTTTTGCTAAAGCTGGCGGTAACTATGCAGGACAATTTTACCCTACACAATTAGCTGTTGCAAAAGGATATCAGCAAGTTATCTGGACAGATGATAACACGCATGAATATATTGAAGAAGCGGGTGCTATGAATATTTTCGTTCGCATAAACGACACCCTTATTACAGGACCTACAAGTGATAGAATCTTAGATGGTATTACACGTAAAAGTATTATTGAAATAGCTAAAGCTGAAGGTATTCCTGTAGAAGTTAGAAAAATAACCGTTAGTGAAGTGGTAGAAGCTGCTAAAAATGGTAGTCTAAAAGAAATGTTTGGAGCAGGAACTGCTGCCGTTATTTCTCCAATTTCTGGTTTTGGTTATAACGATACGGATTATGATTTACCAGAATTAGAGGATACATTTGCTAGCTTTTTAAAGAAGACCATAACAGATATACAAACTAATAAAAGTGAAGATCCTTATGGATGGCGCGTTAAATTAGATTAA